The following proteins come from a genomic window of Manduca sexta isolate Smith_Timp_Sample1 chromosome 2, JHU_Msex_v1.0, whole genome shotgun sequence:
- the LOC115456379 gene encoding serine/threonine-protein kinase MRCK beta isoform X2 has translation MVDPVNGKMSDEEDSSPDRALGPTNNVPVLGIKRLKQIETMFMSRRLQGPRTNGLSVETLLDVLLVLYDECCNSSLRREKAVADFIHYVKPVAAALKRLRLSRDDFELVKVIGRGAFGEVCVVRASFMQGNDIGGNLAAATGGTTSATTGERVYAMKILNKWEMLKRAETACFQEERDVLVFGDRRWITNLHYAFQDEHNLYLVMDYYCGGDLLTLLSKFEDRLPEDMAKFYIAEMVLAIQSVHELRYVHRDIKPDNVLLDASGHIRLADFGSCLRLGDDGKVQSNVAVGTPDYISPEILRAMEDGQGRYGPECDWWSLGVCMYEMLFGETPFYAESLVETYGKIMNHARSFHCPPPDDHAAQVSEEAKDLIRRLICSSENRLGKNGLQDFKNHPWFAGLDWENLREMQAPFVPDVSSPTDTSNFDVDDTDIRLSEAVPPPSASSAFSGLHLPFVGFTFTAGSRLSDLGAPAGPLSPAKNAPSQAPSNQCDRGALKALERENALLAHTIAELRAAHEHAHEHAHEHAHEPAADELIQLKEELSTLSKRNADLEAQVRCYEQLNTSSVDTTDMPSTPQEMATRLRELEIMIHAITIEKEELLKDKTDSLEKLRLQDKELKDAISQRKLAMAEYNEVTERLSELRQQKQKLSRQVRDKEEELEVAMQKIDVLRQDIRRADKGRRELEARLDTAIAEATKERKLREETLRSQRASAAPGAAPAPCAPAAADVARLQAEVDTLEMQYKESLAQQQARFNAELAALNEQLQEGDAMRNMLNRELQTSKDKLESRRLEQINDTEDKQVLINENRKLTKDLDAMAENGRRWQAERRQMEMELEELRAKRDTMQHWETQIADIIRWVADEKEARGYLQALATKMTEELEYLKHASASRSSLAPSSPPGVGPPVVGGVSAGTGGWRNRRSQKLDKMEILTLQSSLHSEIQAKQAVGEELSRTRAELLASQRELLETRQRLDALAHDMKRKEQHIRDMQARLDTPHHQPASFLDRPPSQMSYLDQFLKDGPTERLYDNVASMNEQKISPQYRYRNAQHCCNAKLMYGSQQSGGLSGSMESQDDMEGPRAASPASSKSSPSEMSTDPSLGPTVPGKQKVHQFLVRTFSSPTKCNHCTSLMIGLTRQGVVCETCGLAVHTRCCARVPPRCPLPPDRERRPLGIDPARGQGTAYEGYVKVPKPGGVKKGWMRQFVVVCDFKLFLYDISQDRNALPSVCVSQVLDMRDPEFSVTSVKDSDVIHASKRDIPCIFRISTSQIEGGKRSHTLMLAESESEKTKWVVALSELHRILKRNNLPDKCAYSAWVVAEGGGGSCGAAVRGAAAACVLEAARVALAGEAGVALLDLERGELLPRRALAPVHALHYVAREQLLVALAGRARHVRLLPVRALDCADVECVKLPETKGALALAVGPLEHAHGFAVLCKRASAYVVSVYEITRTAARRARVAELRAGGAVLSVQLARALLLGHRGGFAQHHMPDRRRPQQDQPALSLVHPDNQVNVFLSHSGAKPLACAPVPNSSDKLLVFNSLALYVDKNGHRARDTELMYTAQPLYHAINDTHLMIFTSTHIDIYDIETGEWVQTLNIPNARPLDEQGWLISAGGGSNGSPVSGEAAPCILYLRPLHSPGPLNMEHVALWGSGKRRLSVREHSHQAIEAHNRLSERRSRLISAPTNFSHVSHMGPGDGIRSQRLLDLPTTVETADEHPQMYSSRESSKRTSPLTISHGTGSYNGSWRARPREGPPPPPTRRPPPPCTTGLWRGR, from the exons TGAAACCGGTGGCGGCCGCGTTGAAGAGGCTGCGACTCTCGCGAGATGACTTCGAGCTTGTGAAGGTGATTGGACGCGGCGCTTTTGGTGAGGTGTGCGTGGTCCGAGCTTCGTTTATGCAG GGCAATGACATAGGCGGTAACTTGGCGGCGGCCACTGGAGGTACCACTTCTGCCACCACCGGGGAGCGGGTGTACGCCATGAAGATACTCAACAAGTGGGAGATGCTCAAG CGTGCTGAGACGGCGTGTTTCCAAGAGGAGCGAGACGTGTTAGTGTTTGGTGACAGGCGATGGATCACCAACCTGCACTACGCGTTTCAAGACGAACATAATTTG TACCTGGTGATGGACTACTACTGCGGCGGCGACCTTCTCACGCTGCTGTCGAAGTTCGAGGACCGGCTGCCGGAGGACATGGCCAAGTTCTACATCGCCGAGATGGTGCTCGCCATACAGAGCGTGCACGAGCTCAGATATGTACACAG AGACATAAAACCCGACAATGTGTTATTGGATGCGAGTGGACACATCAGGTTAGCTGACTTCGGCTCCTGTCTGAGACTGGGTGATGATGGGAAG GTGCAGAGTAATGTCGCAGTGGGCACGCCGGATTACATATCGCCCGAAATTCTGAGG gcGATGGAGGATGGACAGGGGAGATACGGTCCTGAATGTGATTGGTGGTCGTTAG GCGTGTGCATGTACGAGATGCTGTTCGGCGAGACGCCGTTCTACGCGGAGTCGCTGGTGGAGACGTACGGCAAGATCATGAACCACGCGCGCTCCTTCCACTGCCCGCCGCCCGACGACCACGCCGCGCAG GTGTCAGAAGAGGCGAAAGATTTGATACGCCGATTGATTTGTTCGTCTGAGAACAGACTCGGCAAGAATGGACTCCAAGACTTTAAG AACCACCCGTGGTTCGCGGGCCTGGACTGGGAGAACCTGCGCGAGATGCAGGCGCCGTTCGTGCCGGACGTGTCCAGCCCCACCGACACCTCCAACTTCGACGTGGATGACACTGACATAAG GCTGTCGGAGGCGGTGCCGCCGCCGTCGGCGTCGTCCGCGTTCTCGGGCCTGCACCTGCCGTTCGTGGGCTTCACGTTCACGGCGGGCTCGCGCCTGTCCGACCTCGGCGCGCCCGCCGGCCCGCTCAGCCCCGCCAAGAACGCGCCCAGCCAG GCGCCGTCGAACCAGTGCGACCGCGGCGCGCTGAAGGCGCTGGAGCGAGAGAACGCGCTGCTCGCGCACACCATCGCCGAGCTGCGCGCCGCGCACGAGCACGCGCACGAGCACGCGCACGAGCACGCGCACGAACCCGCCGCCG ACGAGTTAATACAGTTGAAAGAAGAGTTGTCGACGTTGTCTAAGAGGAATGCCGATCTGGAGGCGCAAGTTAGGTGTTACGAGCAGCTGAACACCAGTTCTGTTGATACTACG GACATGCCGTCGACGCCACAAGAGATGGCCACACGTCTCAGAGAGTTGGAGATAATGATCCACGCGATTACCATCGAGAAAGAGGAACTGCTGAAGGACAAGACGGACTCTTTGGAGAAATTGAGATTGCAG GACAAGGAGTTGAAAGACGCGATATCGCAACGCAAGCTCGCCATGGCCGAGTACAACGAGGTCACCGAGAGACTCTCTGAGCTCAGACAACAGAAGCAGAAGTTGTCGCGACag GTGCGCGACAAGGAGGAGGAGCTGGAGGTGGCGATGCAGAAGATCGACGTGCTGCGGCAGGACATCCGCCGCGCCGACAAGGGCCGCCGCGAGCTCGAGGCCCGCCTCGACACCGCCATCGCGGAGGCCACCAAG GAGCGCAAGCTGCGCGAGGAGACGCTGCGGTCGCAGCGCGCCTCGGCCGCGCCCggcgccgcgcctgcgccctgcgcgcccgccgccgccgacgTCGCGCGCCTGCAGGCCGAGGTCGACACGCTCGAG ATGCAATACAAGGAATCGCTAGCGCAGCAACAGGCGCGGTTCAACGCAGAACTAGCAGCACTCAACGAACAGCTGCAAGAGGGCGACGCCATGAGAAACATGCTCAACCGAGAG CTTCAAACATCCAAAGACAAGCTGGAGAGCCGTCGGCTCGAGCAGATCAACGACACTGAAGACAAACAGGTGCTCATCAACGAGAACAGGAAGCTCACCAAGGACCTGGACGCT ATGGCGGAGAACGGCAGACGGTGGCAAGCGGAGCGGCGGCAGATGGAGATGGAGTTGGAGGAACTGAGGGCCAAGAGGGACACCATGCAGCATTGGGAGACGCAG ATAGCGGACATTATCCGGTGGGTGGCGGACGAGAAGGAAGCGCGCGGTTACTTGCAAGCTCTCGCGACCAAAATGACAGAGGAGTTGGAGTATCTCAAGCATG CCAGCGCCTCCCGAAGTTCCCTAGCGCCTTCGTCACCTCCAGGCGTGGGACCGCCAGTGGTGGGTGGTGTCAGTGCCGGCACTGGCGGTTGGCGGAACCGGCGCTCGCAGAAACTGGACAAGATGGAGATCCTGACGCTGCAGTCGTCGTTGCATTCAGAGATACAAGCGAAACAGGCAGTTGGCGAAGAGTTGAGCCGCACCAGGGCAGAGCTGCTGGCTAGTCAAAG AGAGCTGCTCGAGACGCGGCAGCGGCTGGATGCGCTTGCGCACGACATGAAGCGCAAGGAGCAGCACATACGCGACATGCAGGCGCGCCTCGACACGCCGCACCACCAGCCCGCCTCCT TTCTGGACCGGCCTCCATCGCAGATGAGCTACTTGGATCAGTTCCTGAAAGACGGCCCGACGGAGCGGCTGTACGATAACGTGGCTTCCATGAACGAACAGAAG ATTTCGCCGCAGTACCGTTACAGGAATGCCCAGCATTGTTGTAACGCCAAG CTAATGTATGGATCACAACAATCTGGAGGTCTGAGCGGCTCAATGGAGTCTCAAGACGACATGGAGGGTCCAAGGGCGGCGTCTCCTGCATCCAGTAAAAGTTCTCCTAGTGAAATGTCAACT GATCCGTCGTTAGGTCCCACGGTGCCCGGCAAGCAGAAGGTTCACCAGTTCCTAGTGAGGACGTTCAGCAGTCCCACCAAATGTAACCACTGCACTTCGCTCATG ATCGGTCTGACGCGCCAGGGCGTGGTGTGCGAGACGTGCGGGCTGGCTGTCCACACTCGCTGCTGCGCGCGCGTGCCGCCGCGCTGCCCGCTGCCGCCCGACCGCGAGCGCCGCCCGCTCGGCATCGACCCCGCGCGCGGGCAGGGCACCGCCTACGAGGGATACGTTAAG GTGCCAAAACCGGGAGGCGTTAAGAAAGGCTGGATGAGACAGTTCGTGGTCGTTTGTGATTTCAAATTGTTCCTCTACGATATATCTCAAGACAG GAACGCGTTACCGTCCGTGTGCGTGAGCCAGGTGCTGGACATGCGGGACCCGGAGTTCAGCGTCACGTCGGTCAAGGACTCGGACGTGATACACGCGAGCAAACGTGACATACCTTGTATATTTAGG ATATCGACGTCACAAATTGAGGGCGGCAAGCGTTCACACACGCTGATGTTGGCCGAGTCGGAGTCGGAGAAGACCAAGTGGGTCGTCGCACTCAGCGAGCTGCACAGGATACTGAAGAGGAATAACTTGCCCGATAAATGC GCGTACAGCGCGTGGGTGGTGGCGGAGGGCGGCGGCGGGtcgtgcggcgcggcggtgcgcggcgcggcggcggcgtgcgtGCTGGAGGCGGCGCGCGTGGCGCTGGCGGGCGAGGCGGGCGTGGCGCTGCTGGACCTGGAGCGCGGCGAGCTGCTGCCGCGCCGCGCTCTTGCGCCCGTGCACGCGCTGCACTACGTGGCGCGCGAGCAGCTGCTCGTGGCGCTGGCGGGCCGCGCGCGCCACGTGCGCCTGCTGCCCGTGCGCGCGCTCGACTGCGCCGACGTCGAGTGCGTCAAGCTGCCCGAGACCAAG GGGGCGCTGGCGCTGGCCGTGGGCCCGCTGGAGCACGCGCACGGGTTCGCGGTGTTGTGCAAGCGCGCGAGCGCGTACGTGGTGAGCGTGTACGAGATCACGcgcacggcggcgcggcgcgcgcgggtGGCGGAGCtgcgcgcgggcggcgcggtgcTGAGCGTGCAGCTGGCGCGCGCGCTGCTGCTGGGACACCGCGGCGGCTTCGCGCAGCACCACATGCCCGACCGCCGCCGCCCGCAGCAGGACCAGCCCGCGCTCT CTCTAGTCCACCCGGACAACCAGGTGAACGTGTTCCTGTCTCACTCGGGCGCGAAGCCGCTCGCGTGCGCGCCGGTGCCGAACTCCTCCGACAAGCTGCTCGTGTTCAACTCGCTCGCGCTGTACGTCGACAAGAACGGACACCGGGCGCGGGACACCGAGCTCATGTACACCGCGCAGCCGCTGTATCATG CGATAAACGACACGCATCTGATGATATTCACGTCGACACACATCGACATATACGACATAGAGACCGGCGAGTGGGTGCAGACGCTTAATATAC CGAACGCGCGTCCCCTCGACGAGCAGGGCTGGTTGATAAGCGCCGGCGGCGGCTCCAACGGCTCGCCTGTGTCGGGAGAGGCCGCGCCCTGCATCCTGTACCTCAGGCCGCTGCACTCGC CGGGCCCGCTGAACATGGAGCACGTGGCGCTGTGGGGCAGCGGCAAGCGGCGCCTGTCCGTGCGCGAGCACTCGCACCAGGCCATCGAGGCGCACAACCGACT GTCTGAGCGTCGCTCCCGGCTGATCTCGGCGCCGACGAACTTCTCACACGTGTCGCACATGGGCCCCGGCGACGGCATCCGCTCGCAGCGGCTACTCGACCTGCCCACCACCGTCGAGACCGCCGACGAACACCCGCAG ATGTACAGCAGTCGGGAGAGCAGTAAGCGAACGTCGCCGCTCACCATATCGCACGGGACCGGCTCCTACAACG gttcgtGGCGAGCGCGTCCGCGCGAGGGTCCGCCCCCGCCCCCGACGCGCCGCCCTCCCCCGCCATGCACCACCGGCCTATGGAGAG GTCGATAG
- the LOC115456379 gene encoding serine/threonine-protein kinase MRCK beta isoform X3, translating to MVDPVNGKMSDEEDSSPDRALGPTNNVPVLGIKRLKQIETMFMSRRLQGPRTNGLSVETLLDVLLVLYDECCNSSLRREKAVADFIHYVKPVAAALKRLRLSRDDFELVKVIGRGAFGEVCVVRASFMQGNDIGGNLAAATGGTTSATTGERVYAMKILNKWEMLKRAETACFQEERDVLVFGDRRWITNLHYAFQDEHNLYLVMDYYCGGDLLTLLSKFEDRLPEDMAKFYIAEMVLAIQSVHELRYVHRDIKPDNVLLDASGHIRLADFGSCLRLGDDGKVQSNVAVGTPDYISPEILRAMEDGQGRYGPECDWWSLGVCMYEMLFGETPFYAESLVETYGKIMNHARSFHCPPPDDHAAQVSEEAKDLIRRLICSSENRLGKNGLQDFKNHPWFAGLDWENLREMQAPFVPDVSSPTDTSNFDVDDTDIRLSEAVPPPSASSAFSGLHLPFVGFTFTAGSRLSDLGAPAGPLSPAKNAPSQAPSNQCDRGALKALERENALLAHTIAELRAAHEHAHEHAHEHAHEPAADELIQLKEELSTLSKRNADLEAQVRCYEQLNTSSVDTTDMPSTPQEMATRLRELEIMIHAITIEKEELLKDKTDSLEKLRLQDKELKDAISQRKLAMAEYNEVTERLSELRQQKQKLSRQVRDKEEELEVAMQKIDVLRQDIRRADKGRRELEARLDTAIAEATKERKLREETLRSQRASAAPGAAPAPCAPAAADVARLQAEVDTLEMQYKESLAQQQARFNAELAALNEQLQEGDAMRNMLNRELQTSKDKLESRRLEQINDTEDKQVLINENRKLTKDLDAMAENGRRWQAERRQMEMELEELRAKRDTMQHWETQIADIIRWVADEKEARGYLQALATKMTEELEYLKHASASRSSLAPSSPPGVGPPVVGGVSAGTGGWRNRRSQKLDKMEILTLQSSLHSEIQAKQAVGEELSRTRAELLASQRELLETRQRLDALAHDMKRKEQHIRDMQARLDTPHHQPASFLDRPPSQMSYLDQFLKDGPTERLYDNVASMNEQKLMYGSQQSGGLSGSMESQDDMEGPRAASPASSKSSPSEMSTDPSLGPTVPGKQKVHQFLVRTFSSPTKCNHCTSLMIGLTRQGVVCETCGLAVHTRCCARVPPRCPLPPDRERRPLGIDPARGQGTAYEGYVKVPKPGGVKKGWMRQFVVVCDFKLFLYDISQDRNALPSVCVSQVLDMRDPEFSVTSVKDSDVIHASKRDIPCIFRISTSQIEGGKRSHTLMLAESESEKTKWVVALSELHRILKRNNLPDKCAYSAWVVAEGGGGSCGAAVRGAAAACVLEAARVALAGEAGVALLDLERGELLPRRALAPVHALHYVAREQLLVALAGRARHVRLLPVRALDCADVECVKLPETKGALALAVGPLEHAHGFAVLCKRASAYVVSVYEITRTAARRARVAELRAGGAVLSVQLARALLLGHRGGFAQHHMPDRRRPQQDQPALSLVHPDNQVNVFLSHSGAKPLACAPVPNSSDKLLVFNSLALYVDKNGHRARDTELMYTAQPLYHAINDTHLMIFTSTHIDIYDIETGEWVQTLNIPNARPLDEQGWLISAGGGSNGSPVSGEAAPCILYLRPLHSPGPLNMEHVALWGSGKRRLSVREHSHQAIEAHNRLSERRSRLISAPTNFSHVSHMGPGDGIRSQRLLDLPTTVETADEHPQMYSSRESSKRTSPLTISHGTGSYNGSWRARPREGPPPPPTRRPPPPCTTGLWRGR from the exons TGAAACCGGTGGCGGCCGCGTTGAAGAGGCTGCGACTCTCGCGAGATGACTTCGAGCTTGTGAAGGTGATTGGACGCGGCGCTTTTGGTGAGGTGTGCGTGGTCCGAGCTTCGTTTATGCAG GGCAATGACATAGGCGGTAACTTGGCGGCGGCCACTGGAGGTACCACTTCTGCCACCACCGGGGAGCGGGTGTACGCCATGAAGATACTCAACAAGTGGGAGATGCTCAAG CGTGCTGAGACGGCGTGTTTCCAAGAGGAGCGAGACGTGTTAGTGTTTGGTGACAGGCGATGGATCACCAACCTGCACTACGCGTTTCAAGACGAACATAATTTG TACCTGGTGATGGACTACTACTGCGGCGGCGACCTTCTCACGCTGCTGTCGAAGTTCGAGGACCGGCTGCCGGAGGACATGGCCAAGTTCTACATCGCCGAGATGGTGCTCGCCATACAGAGCGTGCACGAGCTCAGATATGTACACAG AGACATAAAACCCGACAATGTGTTATTGGATGCGAGTGGACACATCAGGTTAGCTGACTTCGGCTCCTGTCTGAGACTGGGTGATGATGGGAAG GTGCAGAGTAATGTCGCAGTGGGCACGCCGGATTACATATCGCCCGAAATTCTGAGG gcGATGGAGGATGGACAGGGGAGATACGGTCCTGAATGTGATTGGTGGTCGTTAG GCGTGTGCATGTACGAGATGCTGTTCGGCGAGACGCCGTTCTACGCGGAGTCGCTGGTGGAGACGTACGGCAAGATCATGAACCACGCGCGCTCCTTCCACTGCCCGCCGCCCGACGACCACGCCGCGCAG GTGTCAGAAGAGGCGAAAGATTTGATACGCCGATTGATTTGTTCGTCTGAGAACAGACTCGGCAAGAATGGACTCCAAGACTTTAAG AACCACCCGTGGTTCGCGGGCCTGGACTGGGAGAACCTGCGCGAGATGCAGGCGCCGTTCGTGCCGGACGTGTCCAGCCCCACCGACACCTCCAACTTCGACGTGGATGACACTGACATAAG GCTGTCGGAGGCGGTGCCGCCGCCGTCGGCGTCGTCCGCGTTCTCGGGCCTGCACCTGCCGTTCGTGGGCTTCACGTTCACGGCGGGCTCGCGCCTGTCCGACCTCGGCGCGCCCGCCGGCCCGCTCAGCCCCGCCAAGAACGCGCCCAGCCAG GCGCCGTCGAACCAGTGCGACCGCGGCGCGCTGAAGGCGCTGGAGCGAGAGAACGCGCTGCTCGCGCACACCATCGCCGAGCTGCGCGCCGCGCACGAGCACGCGCACGAGCACGCGCACGAGCACGCGCACGAACCCGCCGCCG ACGAGTTAATACAGTTGAAAGAAGAGTTGTCGACGTTGTCTAAGAGGAATGCCGATCTGGAGGCGCAAGTTAGGTGTTACGAGCAGCTGAACACCAGTTCTGTTGATACTACG GACATGCCGTCGACGCCACAAGAGATGGCCACACGTCTCAGAGAGTTGGAGATAATGATCCACGCGATTACCATCGAGAAAGAGGAACTGCTGAAGGACAAGACGGACTCTTTGGAGAAATTGAGATTGCAG GACAAGGAGTTGAAAGACGCGATATCGCAACGCAAGCTCGCCATGGCCGAGTACAACGAGGTCACCGAGAGACTCTCTGAGCTCAGACAACAGAAGCAGAAGTTGTCGCGACag GTGCGCGACAAGGAGGAGGAGCTGGAGGTGGCGATGCAGAAGATCGACGTGCTGCGGCAGGACATCCGCCGCGCCGACAAGGGCCGCCGCGAGCTCGAGGCCCGCCTCGACACCGCCATCGCGGAGGCCACCAAG GAGCGCAAGCTGCGCGAGGAGACGCTGCGGTCGCAGCGCGCCTCGGCCGCGCCCggcgccgcgcctgcgccctgcgcgcccgccgccgccgacgTCGCGCGCCTGCAGGCCGAGGTCGACACGCTCGAG ATGCAATACAAGGAATCGCTAGCGCAGCAACAGGCGCGGTTCAACGCAGAACTAGCAGCACTCAACGAACAGCTGCAAGAGGGCGACGCCATGAGAAACATGCTCAACCGAGAG CTTCAAACATCCAAAGACAAGCTGGAGAGCCGTCGGCTCGAGCAGATCAACGACACTGAAGACAAACAGGTGCTCATCAACGAGAACAGGAAGCTCACCAAGGACCTGGACGCT ATGGCGGAGAACGGCAGACGGTGGCAAGCGGAGCGGCGGCAGATGGAGATGGAGTTGGAGGAACTGAGGGCCAAGAGGGACACCATGCAGCATTGGGAGACGCAG ATAGCGGACATTATCCGGTGGGTGGCGGACGAGAAGGAAGCGCGCGGTTACTTGCAAGCTCTCGCGACCAAAATGACAGAGGAGTTGGAGTATCTCAAGCATG CCAGCGCCTCCCGAAGTTCCCTAGCGCCTTCGTCACCTCCAGGCGTGGGACCGCCAGTGGTGGGTGGTGTCAGTGCCGGCACTGGCGGTTGGCGGAACCGGCGCTCGCAGAAACTGGACAAGATGGAGATCCTGACGCTGCAGTCGTCGTTGCATTCAGAGATACAAGCGAAACAGGCAGTTGGCGAAGAGTTGAGCCGCACCAGGGCAGAGCTGCTGGCTAGTCAAAG AGAGCTGCTCGAGACGCGGCAGCGGCTGGATGCGCTTGCGCACGACATGAAGCGCAAGGAGCAGCACATACGCGACATGCAGGCGCGCCTCGACACGCCGCACCACCAGCCCGCCTCCT TTCTGGACCGGCCTCCATCGCAGATGAGCTACTTGGATCAGTTCCTGAAAGACGGCCCGACGGAGCGGCTGTACGATAACGTGGCTTCCATGAACGAACAGAAG CTAATGTATGGATCACAACAATCTGGAGGTCTGAGCGGCTCAATGGAGTCTCAAGACGACATGGAGGGTCCAAGGGCGGCGTCTCCTGCATCCAGTAAAAGTTCTCCTAGTGAAATGTCAACT GATCCGTCGTTAGGTCCCACGGTGCCCGGCAAGCAGAAGGTTCACCAGTTCCTAGTGAGGACGTTCAGCAGTCCCACCAAATGTAACCACTGCACTTCGCTCATG ATCGGTCTGACGCGCCAGGGCGTGGTGTGCGAGACGTGCGGGCTGGCTGTCCACACTCGCTGCTGCGCGCGCGTGCCGCCGCGCTGCCCGCTGCCGCCCGACCGCGAGCGCCGCCCGCTCGGCATCGACCCCGCGCGCGGGCAGGGCACCGCCTACGAGGGATACGTTAAG GTGCCAAAACCGGGAGGCGTTAAGAAAGGCTGGATGAGACAGTTCGTGGTCGTTTGTGATTTCAAATTGTTCCTCTACGATATATCTCAAGACAG GAACGCGTTACCGTCCGTGTGCGTGAGCCAGGTGCTGGACATGCGGGACCCGGAGTTCAGCGTCACGTCGGTCAAGGACTCGGACGTGATACACGCGAGCAAACGTGACATACCTTGTATATTTAGG ATATCGACGTCACAAATTGAGGGCGGCAAGCGTTCACACACGCTGATGTTGGCCGAGTCGGAGTCGGAGAAGACCAAGTGGGTCGTCGCACTCAGCGAGCTGCACAGGATACTGAAGAGGAATAACTTGCCCGATAAATGC GCGTACAGCGCGTGGGTGGTGGCGGAGGGCGGCGGCGGGtcgtgcggcgcggcggtgcgcggcgcggcggcggcgtgcgtGCTGGAGGCGGCGCGCGTGGCGCTGGCGGGCGAGGCGGGCGTGGCGCTGCTGGACCTGGAGCGCGGCGAGCTGCTGCCGCGCCGCGCTCTTGCGCCCGTGCACGCGCTGCACTACGTGGCGCGCGAGCAGCTGCTCGTGGCGCTGGCGGGCCGCGCGCGCCACGTGCGCCTGCTGCCCGTGCGCGCGCTCGACTGCGCCGACGTCGAGTGCGTCAAGCTGCCCGAGACCAAG GGGGCGCTGGCGCTGGCCGTGGGCCCGCTGGAGCACGCGCACGGGTTCGCGGTGTTGTGCAAGCGCGCGAGCGCGTACGTGGTGAGCGTGTACGAGATCACGcgcacggcggcgcggcgcgcgcgggtGGCGGAGCtgcgcgcgggcggcgcggtgcTGAGCGTGCAGCTGGCGCGCGCGCTGCTGCTGGGACACCGCGGCGGCTTCGCGCAGCACCACATGCCCGACCGCCGCCGCCCGCAGCAGGACCAGCCCGCGCTCT CTCTAGTCCACCCGGACAACCAGGTGAACGTGTTCCTGTCTCACTCGGGCGCGAAGCCGCTCGCGTGCGCGCCGGTGCCGAACTCCTCCGACAAGCTGCTCGTGTTCAACTCGCTCGCGCTGTACGTCGACAAGAACGGACACCGGGCGCGGGACACCGAGCTCATGTACACCGCGCAGCCGCTGTATCATG CGATAAACGACACGCATCTGATGATATTCACGTCGACACACATCGACATATACGACATAGAGACCGGCGAGTGGGTGCAGACGCTTAATATAC CGAACGCGCGTCCCCTCGACGAGCAGGGCTGGTTGATAAGCGCCGGCGGCGGCTCCAACGGCTCGCCTGTGTCGGGAGAGGCCGCGCCCTGCATCCTGTACCTCAGGCCGCTGCACTCGC CGGGCCCGCTGAACATGGAGCACGTGGCGCTGTGGGGCAGCGGCAAGCGGCGCCTGTCCGTGCGCGAGCACTCGCACCAGGCCATCGAGGCGCACAACCGACT GTCTGAGCGTCGCTCCCGGCTGATCTCGGCGCCGACGAACTTCTCACACGTGTCGCACATGGGCCCCGGCGACGGCATCCGCTCGCAGCGGCTACTCGACCTGCCCACCACCGTCGAGACCGCCGACGAACACCCGCAG ATGTACAGCAGTCGGGAGAGCAGTAAGCGAACGTCGCCGCTCACCATATCGCACGGGACCGGCTCCTACAACG gttcgtGGCGAGCGCGTCCGCGCGAGGGTCCGCCCCCGCCCCCGACGCGCCGCCCTCCCCCGCCATGCACCACCGGCCTATGGAGAG GTCGATAG